The following is a genomic window from Hymenobacter chitinivorans DSM 11115.
GGCTTCCTGCACATCGACGACAACTACGGCCTCGACAAGTTCATCCGGCCCGAAATGAAGAAGGTATTTCCCGAGCTGGAGTTCGTGGAGCTGCCCTACTCCCACCCGATTTACCACCAGAAATACCAGTTTCCCAAGGGCTTGCCCAAAGTGCACGAGCACGACGGCAAGCGGCCCCAGGGCTTCGGCCTGCTCTACAAGGGCCGCCTGGTGTGCTTCTACAGCTTCGAGTGCGACCTGGGCAACGGCTGGGAAGACGTGGGCACCTACGACGACCCACCCGCCGTCCACGAGGCCGCCCTGCGCATGGGTGCCAACCTGGTGGCCTACGCGCTAACCCAGGATTAACCAGATACTTGAGCGGCATAAGTTGCCTGCGGGTTTCACGCTTTTAAATAACGTACTCTGTACGCGGAGTCCTGGAATATATGCGGGGCTTACTCCTACTGCCCCGTATATCATATTTTGGCACTTTGACTTCTGATGTTTGATAAAAGAGTGAAGGCGTGTTCGTTTAGGTAATTATTCTTTTGTGTTCAGCAATGGGTTACCCTATCTACCCAAGTCTCCTCCTGCTCACGTGGCTGCTGCCGTTCACAGCATGGGCCCAAAGTGCACCCGCCCCCGTACGCCGCGTCCCACCTAAATCAAGCACCTTGTCGCCGAGGCCTACCGTTGAACCGGCCCTAACTGGTTCAGCTAACGTCCGCATCATGGAATTAGCTGCCCCAACTTACCTCTACCGCCACCTGAGCGATTCAAGCCGCCGGCCCGCCGTATGGGAGCTAAAGCGCGGGCATTTTGTCATCGTAAAAAAGGTTTATCCACACTGGCTGGCGGTCCACCGTGCCATTAGCCCTACTCAGTTCTCGAGCGATAGTACCACCTACTACATTCCCATAACCGCGACGGTAGGCTCGAAGACATATATTGTTCTATAGCTACTAAGATTTACTCCTGTACAGGAAAAGCAGGCTTACTAAACAAGGCACAACCTTTTACCTGCCTATCCCACCGGCACGGCTGTGCTATTGGGCTACCTGGCGCTGAGCATTCTGCTCCAACTGCGGGTTAGGTTTCTGCACAGCTTGTCTCCTTGACCTGAAACAGAGTGAGTTAAGCAGAAATACCCTTACCCAACTTTTGACGGGAAAATAGCGCGGCTGATAGTCAGAGCTACACCGGTGAGCAGCGCCAGCAAGGTGAACAGGCCCCCAACTGGCAAAAACACGGCGGCCCCGGTCACGCATTTGGCCTCACCCGCCGGCATGCCCTGGGCCAGGCCATTAGCGCAAAGCATAACAGCTAGTGCGGTACTGACGCAGCCAATGATTCCCCAGGCTACAGTGTTCAAACCCGTCAGCAAAGCCGACTGCCTGATCGGACGCAGCCGATTGGTAGTAATTATGCCCACCAGGGGAAAAGCGGCTACCAGCGTTGGCAAAAGCAGGGTTAAAAGTAGTCCCATAAGGTTTCAATGAGCCGGACGCCAAGGTGTTAGCATCAGCCTCTACTCAAACTTCCGCTTCAAAATCTCGCTCAGAATAAACGCTTCCCGCAAATCAGCCGGGGTGCGGAGCCGGTCGGTGATGACGCGGCGGGCCGCGGGAGCAGGAGCCGTGGGCCGGGGGCGGCGCAGGGGGTTGTCCTGGGCTGAGTGGTCCATGCCGGTGTTGGGGCGGGCGGGGGCCACTTTTTTTTCCAGGGACGTATTCGTCGCGCGGCGCTCCTGCGACTGGGCCTTGCGCGCCGGCTGCTCCAGGGTGCGGGCCTTCTGGGCTTCTTCGTGGGGCAGGCGCCGGCCCGCGGGCGTTGTGGGGGCGGGCACCGCGGGGTTGCCGCGCTGATTCTGCTGCTGCATCTGCTTGAGCAGGTCCTCAAAGGAGGTATTGGGCAGTGGCACGGGGCGGGCGGCGGGCCGTTCCTGCTGCTCCCGCCGGGTGGTTTCGCGCATTTTCTGCACCATGCGCCACACGAAGAAGACGATTCCGCCCAGAATAAATACCAGGGTCTTTATTTTTTCCATAGCCAAGGCTGCCTCAGTAACGCAGAAAAGGTACGCCTTTTTGGGACGCACCTTTTCACTTTATGCCAGAAACCCCGACCAACGGCTACCGCACGCCCTTTTCGGGGAAGCGGCCGGCCTTGGTGCGGTAGAAGGCCTTGATTTCCTCCAGGTCCTTTTCGTAGTTGCCGGTGGGCCAGAAGGCGGGGCCCACGCCGGCTTCCTTGTTCTTGTAGTCGAGGTAACCGAGCAGAATTGGAACCTTAGCGCCCAGGGCGGCGAAGTAGAAGCCTTTTTTCCAGCGGGGCTGGTAGGCGCGGGTGCCTTCGGGCGTGATGAGAATGACGAGCTCCTCCCGCTCCTCGAAGAGCTGCACCATGCCGTCCACGAGGCTGTTGTTTTTCTGCCGGTCCACGGGCAACGCGCCCAGGGCCAGCATCAGCTTGCCCAGCACGGGAATGTCGACCCAGGATTTTTTCACCGTGAAGCGCACGTCCACGTCCATCAGGTAAAAGGCGGCGCGGGCAAACATGAAGTCCCAGTTGCTGGTGTGCGGGGCGGCAATCATCATGCTCTTGGGAATGCCGGGCGGCACCTGGGCACCTAAATGCCAGCCGGTTATCCAAAACCAGAACCGGGAAAACTGATACCAGAACGTAGAGGTCTTTCGCGCTTTTTCCATGCAAGTAGTAAGGACTACCACCAACTTGGCGGTAATCAGAAGCCAAAACTAAAGAAATTTCAATCCTGCCCCTCGGCCAAATCCGCGGCCAGGTGCCGGCGCAGGGCGTCGGCCTGGGCCATGGTGTAGGCATAGCCGATGTTGAATATTTCACTGGCCCGCCGCAAATCCGTGACCCGGTACCGGTGCAGATCCGGCGGCTCCAGCACCAGGTCGCACTGGGCCAGCCGGGGCTGCACGTTCATGGAAATAGCCAAATACGCCGTCCGCTCCCCTACTTCCCGCAACGTAGTCAGGGGCGCTTCGGGGCTCATCGGGTTGCAGTGCACGCCCACCACCACCAGGTTGCGCTGTAGCAGCAGGGGCTCCACGGGCAGGTTGTTCATCACGCCCCCATCCACGAGCACCTGCCCCTGCCACTCCACCGGTCGGCAGATGATGGGCACGGCGGCCGCGCCCAGCAAGGGCGGCAGCAGCGGACCGTCCTGGAAATACGCCGTCTGGCCCGCCGCCAGATCGGTAGCTACCAGCGTGAGCGGAATTTTCAAATCCGCAAAGGTGGGCGCGGGTCCCAGGTAGTGCTGGTAGAGCTTTTCCACCAGGTCGAGGCGCACCAGGCCCAGCCGAAACGAGGGCCGCAGCAGGCGCACGAAGCGGGTATCGGTCAGGAGCTGGTAAATCTGCCGGGGCGGAAAGCCGGCCGCGTAAAAGGCCCCGGCAATGGCCCCCGAGCTGACGCCGGCAATGTGGCCGACGGGCAACTCCAAATCATCCAGGGCCTGCAACACGCCCAAATGAGCAATTCCGCGCGCCGCGCCACCCGACAACGCTAATCCGAGCTTGCGCATAAGGGCAGGGTTAGGGAGTAAAGACTGAGTTGGGCTACAGGTCTTCGAGGCGGAAGGTTTCGGCCAGACGCACACCCTTTTCGGTGTGCTGTACCGTGCAGCAGGCCACCGTGGGGTCGTGTTCGAGCAGCAGCACCCAGTTTTCGTCGGCGGCCCGGCGCAGCACGGCTTCCTTTTCGCTCATCGTTACCAACGGGCGCATGTCGTAGCTCATCACGTAGGGCAGCGGAATGTGGCCCACCGACGGCAGCAAATCGGCCATGAAAGCCAGCTTCCGGCCCTTGTAGTTGAGCACCGGCACCATCATCTTCTCGGTGTGGCCGTCGGCAAAGATGATTTCCCGGAACTGGGGCAGCTCGGCGGGCACCCCGCCGGAGCTGACGAAGCGCAGGTGGCCACTTTCCTGGATGGGCAGGATATTCTCCTTCAGAAAGCTGGCTTTTTCGCGCGGATTGGGCTGCACGGCCCAGTCCCAGTGGGCCTCGTTGCTCCAGTAGGTAGCATTCGGGAAGGCCAGGTTCAGCTTACCGTCGGCGGCGCGCACCACCGAGCCGCCGCAGTGGTCGAAGTGCAGGTGGGTCAGAAAGACGTCGGTAATGTCGGCCGAGGTGAAGCCCAGCTTGCGCAGGGACCTTTCCAGCGTGTCGTCGCCGTGCAGGTAAAAGTGGCCCCGAAATTTCTCGTCCTGCTTGTCGCCAATGCCGTTGTCGACCAGAATCAGCCGGTTGCCGTCCTCGATGAGCAGGCAGCGCATGGCCCAGGTACACATGTTGTTGGCATCGGGCGGGTTGAGCTTCTGCCACATGGATTTGGGCACGACGCCAAACATGGCGCCGCCGTCAAGCTTAAACAAACCGGTATCGAGGGTGTGAACAGTCATTGCGGGAAAGAAAGGTTGGGTGGAATACGATTGGGCGGGCAAGGTAGCAAGGAATAAAAAACGTCATGCCCAGCTCCGCAGAACTCAGCATGACGTCTTTTCTTCCGTAGATACGGCTTGCAGCGGTAGGGCGTTATTCTACCACCACGCCCATGGCCGAAAACTTGTCGATGCGCTGGCTGATGCGCTCCTCGGCTGGCAGGGCGTCAAGCTCGTCCAGGGTTTTAATCAGGGTTTTCTTCAGGGTGTCAATCATCTTGGCGGGCGCGGTGTGGGCCCCGCCCAGGGGCTCCTTCACGATGCCGTCCACGAGCTTGGCGGCCAGCATGTCGGTAGCGGTAAGCTTGAGGGCCTGAGCCGCCTGCTCCTTGTAGTCCCAGCTGCGCCACAGGATGCTGGAGCACGATTCGGGCGAAATCACCGAGTACCAAGTATTTTCCAGCATCAGGACCCGGTCGCCAATGCCGATACCGAGGGCTCCGCCCGAAGCACCCTCGCCGATTACGACGCAGATAACGGGCACCTTGAGCATGAACATTTCCTTCAGGTTGCGGGCAATGGCCTCGCCCTGCCCCCGCTCCTCGGCTTCCTGGCCCGGAAACGCACCCATCGTATCAATCAGGGTTACAATGGGCTTGTTGAACTTCTCGGCCAGCTTCATCAGGCGCAGGGCTTTGCGGTAGCCCTCAGGGTTGGCCATGCCGAAGTTGCGGTACTGCCGCTCCTTGGTATTGCGGCCCTTTTGCTGCCCGATAAACATCACCGAGCGGCCGTCGAGGTCGGCAAAGCCGCCCACCATGGCCTTGTCGTCGCCCACGGTTCGGTCGCCGTGCAGCTCCACAAACTTGGTGGCCATGCCCTCGATGTAGTCGAAGGTGTAGGGCCGGTCGGGGTGGCGGGAGAGCTGCACGCGCTGCCAGCGGGTGAGGTTGGTATACGTTTCCTTCTTGAGAGCCTTGATTTTAGCTTCCAGGGCCGTTACGGCTTCCGATACATCTACCTGGCTTTCCAGGGCCAGTTGTTGCATTTCGCGGAGCTTGCCTTCGAGGGCAGCAATGGGTTGTTCGAAATCGAGGAGCATCGCCGGGGGTGAATGCGTCAGGGGGTGGCAGAAATGGGAATACGGCGGGGCCGGCAAGGCAGCCCCGCGGTTAGCAAAGGTAAGCGAAACGCCTCCATACGTGCCGCCTGGGGCGGGGAATGATTTTTTGAAAAAATAATCTCGCTGAAAAACAGCCAGAAAGCTCGGCCGCG
Proteins encoded in this region:
- a CDS encoding DUF4159 domain-containing protein; this translates as MLKNLLLSFLLLVSLTAAAPVAPSFRIAKLHYGGGGDWYANKTSLPNLIRFCNQALRTNIAPDEATVELDSPELFTYPFVHMTGHGNVSFTEAEAKNLRRYLTGGGFLHIDDNYGLDKFIRPEMKKVFPELEFVELPYSHPIYHQKYQFPKGLPKVHEHDGKRPQGFGLLYKGRLVCFYSFECDLGNGWEDVGTYDDPPAVHEAALRMGANLVAYALTQD
- a CDS encoding 1-acyl-sn-glycerol-3-phosphate acyltransferase — translated: MEKARKTSTFWYQFSRFWFWITGWHLGAQVPPGIPKSMMIAAPHTSNWDFMFARAAFYLMDVDVRFTVKKSWVDIPVLGKLMLALGALPVDRQKNNSLVDGMVQLFEEREELVILITPEGTRAYQPRWKKGFYFAALGAKVPILLGYLDYKNKEAGVGPAFWPTGNYEKDLEEIKAFYRTKAGRFPEKGVR
- a CDS encoding patatin-like phospholipase family protein; this translates as MRKLGLALSGGAARGIAHLGVLQALDDLELPVGHIAGVSSGAIAGAFYAAGFPPRQIYQLLTDTRFVRLLRPSFRLGLVRLDLVEKLYQHYLGPAPTFADLKIPLTLVATDLAAGQTAYFQDGPLLPPLLGAAAVPIICRPVEWQGQVLVDGGVMNNLPVEPLLLQRNLVVVGVHCNPMSPEAPLTTLREVGERTAYLAISMNVQPRLAQCDLVLEPPDLHRYRVTDLRRASEIFNIGYAYTMAQADALRRHLAADLAEGQD
- a CDS encoding MBL fold metallo-hydrolase; the protein is MTVHTLDTGLFKLDGGAMFGVVPKSMWQKLNPPDANNMCTWAMRCLLIEDGNRLILVDNGIGDKQDEKFRGHFYLHGDDTLERSLRKLGFTSADITDVFLTHLHFDHCGGSVVRAADGKLNLAFPNATYWSNEAHWDWAVQPNPREKASFLKENILPIQESGHLRFVSSGGVPAELPQFREIIFADGHTEKMMVPVLNYKGRKLAFMADLLPSVGHIPLPYVMSYDMRPLVTMSEKEAVLRRAADENWVLLLEHDPTVACCTVQHTEKGVRLAETFRLEDL
- a CDS encoding acetyl-CoA carboxylase carboxyltransferase subunit alpha, producing the protein MLLDFEQPIAALEGKLREMQQLALESQVDVSEAVTALEAKIKALKKETYTNLTRWQRVQLSRHPDRPYTFDYIEGMATKFVELHGDRTVGDDKAMVGGFADLDGRSVMFIGQQKGRNTKERQYRNFGMANPEGYRKALRLMKLAEKFNKPIVTLIDTMGAFPGQEAEERGQGEAIARNLKEMFMLKVPVICVVIGEGASGGALGIGIGDRVLMLENTWYSVISPESCSSILWRSWDYKEQAAQALKLTATDMLAAKLVDGIVKEPLGGAHTAPAKMIDTLKKTLIKTLDELDALPAEERISQRIDKFSAMGVVVE